A single Primulina eburnea isolate SZY01 chromosome 11, ASM2296580v1, whole genome shotgun sequence DNA region contains:
- the LOC140804349 gene encoding tubulin beta-7 chain — protein MREILHIQGGQCGNQIGAKFWEVICDEHGIDQAGRYSGDSDIQLERLNVYYNEASGGRYVPRAVLMDLEPGTMDSVRSGPFGQIFRPDNFVFGQSGAGNNWAKGHYTEGAELIDSVLDVVRKEAENCDCLQGFQVCHSLGGGTGSGMGTLLISKIREEYPDRMMLTFSVFPSPKVSDTVVEPYNATLSVHQLVENADECMVLDNEALYDICFRTLKLSTPSFGDLNHLISATMSGVTCCLRFPGQLNSDLRKLAVNLIPFPRLHFFMVGFAPLTSRGSQQYRALTVPELTQQMWDSKNMMCAADPRHGRYLTASAMFRGKMSTKEVDEQMINVQNKNSSYFVEWIPNNVKSSVCDVPPKGLKMASTFIGNSTSIQEMFRRVSEQFTAMFRRKAFLHWYTGEGMDEMEFTEAESNMNDLVAEYQQYQDATADEQYEDDEEEEEVAN, from the exons ATGAGAGAAATCCTGCACATCCAAGGTGGTCAATGCGGAAACCAGATCGGCGCCAAGTTCTGGGAGGTGATCTGCGACGAGCACGGCATCGATCAGGCTGGAAGATACAGCGGGGATTCCGACATACAGCTCGAGCGCCTCAATGTTTACTACAATGAGGCAAGCGGTGGAAGATACGTACCCCGTGCCGTCCTCATGGACCTTGAGCCTGGTACTATGGATTCCGTCAGATCTGGTCCTTTTGGACAGATCTTCAGGCCTGATAATTTTGTTTTTGGTCAGTCTGGTGCCGGGAACAATTGGGCCAAGGGGCATTACACCGAGGGAGCGGAATTGATTGATTCCGTCCTGGATGTTGTTCGCAAAGAGGCTGAGAATTGTGACTGCTTACAag GATTTCAGGTTTGTCATTCTCTTGGGGGAGGCACTGGATCTGGTATGGGCACTCTTCTGATTTCCAAGATAAGAGAGGAGTATCCAGACCGCATGATGTTGACATTTTCGGTCTTTCCTTCGCCAAAGGTATCGGACACTGTTGTTGAGCCATACAATGCCACCCTTTCTGTCCATCAACTTGTGGAGAATGCTGATGAATGCATGGTTTTGGATAATGAAGCTCTCTATGATATTTGCTTCCGTACTCTCAAGCTCTCCACCCCTTCAT TTGGAGATCTCAACCACCTAATATCAGCTACCATGAGTGGTGTCACTTGCTGTCTCCGCTTCCCAGGGCAGCTGAACTCCGACCTAAGGAAACTTGCTGTTAATCTCATTCCATTCCCCCGTCTTCATTTCTTCATGGTTGGGTTTGCACCTTTAACCTCCAGAGGCTCCCAACAGTACCGTGCTCTCACAGTCCCCGAACTGACTCAGCAAATGTGGGATTCCAAGAATATGATGTGCGCTGCTGACCCACGTCATGGTCGCTATCTGACTGCCTCAGCCATGTTCCGTGGCAAGATGAGCACCAAAGAGGTCGATGAACAGATGATTAACGTCCAAAACAAGAATTCCTCATACTTTGTCGAATGGATTCCAAACAATGTTAAGTCTAGTGTTTGTGACGTCCCTCCTAAGGGCCTGAAAATGGCATCTACTTTCATTGGAAACTCTACTTCAATCCAGGAGATGTTCAGGCGTGTTAGTGAGCAATTTACTGCCATGTTCAGGCGTAAAGCTTTCTTGCATTGGTACACTGGCGAGGGAATGGATGAAATGGAGTTTACCGAGGCAGAGAGTAATATGAACGATCTTGTGGCTGAGTATCAGCAGTACCAGGATGCTACAGCTGATGAACAATATGAGGACGATGAGGAAGAAGAGGAGGTTGCAAATTGA